A portion of the Malania oleifera isolate guangnan ecotype guangnan chromosome 3, ASM2987363v1, whole genome shotgun sequence genome contains these proteins:
- the LOC131150649 gene encoding probable pectinesterase/pectinesterase inhibitor 35: MSQGPIFCYHGNQPRNKYGSQPRNKYILQRFSLSIIIIIITLLTPTASCTNTSQTTLCSNTPYQHACQMALLSSPHQVNPPDLFRLSVQFSRHQVLSLARTLSHNLTLSHQPKSRAGAVGHVGNCVDLLDDSLDQLDSVLKAKNANDDTHTWLSAALTNQETCLEILHNFNFPGAGRRGVSVSAEAQNLVHSVRNSLALYVSGGKKKTVKGGSGGGGGRRLLYDGFPQWVGAAERRLMEASAEEIAPDAVVAADGSGSYRSLAEALAAVAAVGGERKKIYMKAGTYRENIKVSKGQTNVLLYGDGKGKTVIVGDKSSSGGSSTFDSATFAVTGDGFMAQDITFMNSAGPGKGQAVALVVASDKSVFFRCSIVGYQDTLYTYSKRQFYRDSDIYGTVDFICGNSAAIFQNCNIYSRKSGGDNFVTAQSRTDPNQNTGFSIHNCRITAESGAGHGSARTYLGRPWMEYSRTVVMQSYLDDVVPAEGWARWNGNFALGTLYYGEYMNSGPGASTGGRVKWAGYHAALAPSEAQKFTVANFISGNLWLPSTGVSFDPGLLP, encoded by the exons ATGTCCCAAGGGCCAATCTTCTGCTACCATGGAAATCAACCAAGAAATAAATATGGTAGCCAACCAAGAAACAAATACATTCTGCAGCGATTCTCCCTTTCCATCATCATCATAATCATCACGCTTTTAACTCCCACAGCTTCATGCACCAACACTTCTCAAACAACCCTTTGCTCAAACACCCCTTACCAGCACGCGTGCCAAATGGCCCTCCTCTCCTCACCCCACCAGGTTAACCCACCGGACCTCTTTCGCCTCTCCGTTCAGTTCAGTCGACATCAGGTTCTGTCCCTGGCTCGAACCCTCTCCCACAACCTCACCCTTTCACATCAACCGAAATCTCGCGCCGGCGCGGTCGGTCACGTCGGCAACTGCGTTGACTTGCTCGACGACAGTCTCGACCAGCTCGATTCCGTCCTTAAAGCTAAGAACGCCAACGACGACACCCACACCTGGCTTAGCGCCGCCTTAACCAATCAAGAAACCTGCCTCGAAATacttcataattttaattttccCGGTGCAGGACGCCGAGGAGTGTCGGTTAGCGCCGAGGCCCAGAACTTGGTGCACTCCGTGAGAAATTCCCTAGCGCTTTATGTGTCTGGGGGAAAAAAGAAAACGGTGAAGGGTGGTTCGGGCGGAGGCGGCGGACGGAGATTGCTTTACGATGGCTTCCCGCAGTGGGTGGGGGCTGCAGAGAGGAGGCTGATGGAAGCTTCTGCGGAAGAGATTGCACCGGACGCAGTAGTGGCGGCGGACGGGAGTGGAAGTTACCGTAGCCTCGCGGAGGCGCTTGCGGCGGTGGCGGCCGTGGGTGGCGAGCGTAAGAAAATTTATATGAAGGCGGGGACTTATCGTGAGAACATAAAAGTATCGAAGGGTCAGACAAATGTCCTGCTATATGGCGATGGAAAGGGCAAAACGGTCATTGTAGGTGATAAAAGCTCTAGCGGCGGCTCGTCAACCTTCGACTCGGCTACTTTTG ctgtGACGGGCGACGGATTCATGGCTCAAGACATAACGTTCATGAACAGCGCAGGCCCCGGGAAAGGCCAAGCCGTCGCACTCGTCGTAGCCTCCGACAAGTCGGTATTCTTCCGATGCTCCATCGTCGGCTACCAAGACACCCTTTACACTTACTCTAAGCGTCAGTTCTACCGAGATTCGGACATCTACGGCACCGTCGACTTCATCTGCGGCAACTCCGCCGCCATCTTCCAGAACTGCAACATTTATTCCCGAAAGTCGGGGGGAGATAACTTCGTCACCGCTCAGTCCCGCACCGACCCCAACCAGAACACCGGCTTCTCCATTCACAACTGCCGGATCACGGCGGAGTCAGGGGCGGGTCACGGCAGTGCGAGGACGTATCTGGGGAGGCCTTGGATGGAGTATTCGAGGACGGTGGTGATGCAGTCGTACCTGGACGACGTCGTACCGGCGGAGGGATGGGCTCGTTGGAATGGAAATTTCGCTCTGGGGACGCTGTATTACGGGGAGTACATGAACTCAGGGCCGGGGGCGTCGACTGGTGGCAGGGTGAAGTGGGCCGGCTACCACGCGGCGCTCGCGCCCTCGGAAGCACAAAAATTCACGGTGGCGAATTTTATATCTGGGAATCTTTGGTTGCCCTCCACTGGCGTGTCTTTTGATCCCGGACTGCTTCCTTAG